The proteins below come from a single Oncorhynchus keta strain PuntledgeMale-10-30-2019 chromosome 1, Oket_V2, whole genome shotgun sequence genomic window:
- the LOC118393426 gene encoding desmoplakin-like isoform X3 — protein MSLHTSQRNRKSGSRPDLSGGTQHYDRSEVHGGNGYGQEYMDGAGYNTYSYSKTSMGGGGGVQGQSTASALQQKAYILQGQCQEYLRKAEHCLQAGGDSGRATAEAERFMAMAKETIEQLNACARDLSHMGQSNDNVFRSIDLFRDQLKGVHMAVYGTMQRRSRGSRGSGAWEEAGRSFNEAIAWIGQQKRLIETSPWGDDSAAIEQQLISHNKFHSSIQRSAEVDRAKDELFKKGDKANQHALDQDWDTLQKMSHGRSNQLRELQQIIEEISREIMWVNEREEEELVFDWGEKNIDLYIPKKQESYSKLMSTLEEKEKDLNKLKLKVDSLLKNHHPASDKIEAYMDTLQTQWSWLLQITKCIHVHLKENAAYSQFFKEANETYSKLQKEHENIRRKFTSDRNTPLENLLELLNGLEEEKEWILENKRQVQHLVNMSKSIVRLRPRNPEEEKSSSPVMVQALCDFKQDQKVILKGNEGILKDNSQRSKWQVTGPGGLDMLVPSVCLLVPPPNSLGINLANKNEQYYEAILSVWNQLYINIKSLISWQYCVQDITRINSLTITMLSRMRPEEYRSILKGLETHYSDFIHCCHGSEMFKDDDKRSIESQYTGAQAHYDQLVIQLPAYTAQQTANEGRIKAEEEARILVVNQEEAKKIEETKIVEVKQQDVKKGVVKKVKKKVVVTSHSLTELHTLRQRLEEAEAGLTQHIHICLGEDGAHDCGLRISQLESVQRDVNSIREEYQRLNEHVLKELEGMTDSDKATFLRSQLSLINERLGSLDGCSTAYLQRLRALRALLESESRAEDIIKVHEARLTEKETTSLDPTEVEDYRSTLKSMRAELEGKRDVLVSMETELGKAVHWNGQVCGSFHRCDVDLSRYSEQVTQLSDRWRRLQSQIDFRLRDLEGYQGQLQQYTTTSSVLSEWIGTTRQNQDALQATKIDSITALDEHLNQQKALNSEIKVKRESVESVLRDTDACVNSIKDYELELASYSAGLETLLNIPMKRTMTQSPSTQLTEEATLLQTRYIELLTLSGDYYKYLGELHKNMEELKTSSLIQSTKTQYSEMVVERDALLLKLKQTDQDRAMSQKLEEELNRIKLSLESELRLKLRLQEENEKVKNDFLYWKGQYESKEGAVRQFDSVKEKLEREKSSLETEIERLMRELREGEDRYKSRLLITQTQLSELTSVRDTLEADLRKLREQHNACAKHTQTDENGKKDLDPATLIFDSVRKTVTAKQLLDCGVIDKSTYGQLLKGQKTVREVSVDIKLNLKGTGIIAGVAGNGQDKMTLTEAKRANILSEESATMLLEAQAATGHIVDPRANEKMSVEEAIKRGVVDEEDRERLLAAEAACLGYRDPNTTKPLSAGQAMRKGLIDRDTALQMLQAQESVGGIIDPVLSVFLPKDAAMDRDLIDEDLYRALNQRPECYLDPDTQMGISYVSLKRRCKSEPTTGLLLLPAPEKPMTVKGLRGEVSIKDLMDANLLEKSDMDQLKDGKLTSQDIEDRLRSYLRGSTCIAGVYDEANHKTLSIYQAMKEGLLRPGTTLELLEAQAASGFMIDPINNLCLTVADAYKSGLAGPEFKDKLLSAERAVTGYKDPGTDKIISLFQAIEKGLMEKGHGIRLLEAQIASGGIIDPRHSHRIEVETAYKKGYFGKEMNQILTDEADVSKGFFDPNNQDNLTYLQLKKRCIIDQKTGLVLLPIKDKKKEPPQTTTQKNTLRKRRVVIVDPDTNKEMSVKEAYDKGLIDYETFLELSQQECEWEEITITAQDGSSRLVIIDRKTEIQYDIRELLEKKVIDQSVYDQYQSQKITLAQFAKIITSKTNSTRSSSSTSSSKARASGTSASSLSSSTTTSQRITSNKAEKTSSIIGGSTTGSSTINGSSIGSSSGGSLGSSTTSRTTTISSSTQPDGPPSHSSLKNIASISVSLAGPAEAVVMDGERGPVGAIFDMEALEKISISEAHKRGLVDSISAQRLLEAQACTGGIVNPSDGRRLSIQEASRQGIIENDMATRLKPAQKAYIGFEDVKCKRKMSAAEAMREKWLPYEAGHRFLEFQFVTGGLYDPELGCRRTIEEALKVGWLDGRAAQKLQDMRHHAKNLTCPKTKLKISYKEALDNCLLEENTGVKMLQAASTSSRGISSPYNFSSAPGSTSGSRTGSRTGSRRGSVDLGSPSSSSRYSVISSSTYSRTSFSSSSIS, from the exons CGTCTCATAGAAACCTCACCCTGGGGAGACGACTCTGCAGCCATCGAGCAGCAGCTGATCAGCCACAACAAGTTTCACAGCTCCATACAGAGAAGTGCAGAGGTGGACAGAGCCAAGGATGAACTG TTCAAGAAAGGAGACAAGGCCAACCAGCACGCTCTGGATCAGGACTGGGACACGCTGCAG AAAATGTCTCATGGCCGTAGCAACCAGCTGAGAGAGCTGCAGCAAATCATTGAGGAGATCAGCAGAGAAATCATGTgggtgaatgagagagaggaggaggagctggtgTTCGACTGGGGGGAGAAAAACATTGACCTCTACATTCCCAAGAAGCAGGAGAGCTACTCG AAACTGATGAgtaccctggaggagaaggagaaagaccTGAATAAACTGAAGTTGAAAGTGGACAGCCTTCTGAAGAACCATCACCCTGCCTCTGACAAGATCGAG GCCTACATGGACACTCTGCAGACCCAGTGGAGCTGGCTCCTCCAGATCACCAAGTGTATTCATGTCCACCTGAAGGAGAACGCTGCATACAGCCAGTTCTTCAAGGAGGCCAATGAGACGTACAGCAAGCTGCAGAAGGAGCATGAGAACATCCGTAGGAAGTTTACCAGCGATAGGAACACACCTCTGGAAAACCTGCTGGAACTACTCAACGGCCTGGAG GAGGAGAAAGAGTGGATCTTGGAGAATAAGAGGCAGGTGCAGCACCTGGTCAACATGTCCAAAAGCATCGTGAGGCTGAGACCACGTAACCCTGAGGAAGAGAAGAGCAGTAGTCCTGTTATGGTACAGGCCCTGTGTGACTTCAAACAAGACCAG AAGGTGATTCTGAAGGGCAACGAGGGCATCCTAAAAGACAACTCCCAGCGTAGTAAGTGGCAGGTAACGGGACCAGGAGGTCTGGACATGCTGGtgccttctgtctgtctgctggtgCCACCACCCAATTCCCTGGGCATCAACCTGGCCAACAA GAATGAACAGTACTATGAGGCCATCCTGTCTGTGTGGAACCAGCTCTACATCAACATCAAAAGTCTCATCTCCTGGCAGTACTGTGTCCAGGACATCACACGCATCAACTCTCTCACCATCACCATG CTGTCCCGTATGCGTCCTGAGGAGTACCGCAGCATCCTGAAGGGTCTGGAGACCCACTACTCAGACTTCATACACTGTTGCCATGGCTCTGAGATGTTCAAGGACGACGACAAGAGGAGCATCGAGAGCCAGTACACTGGAGCCCAGGCTCACTACGACCAACTGGTGATCCAGCTACCTGCTTACA CTGCACAACAGACCGCCAACGAAGGGAGGATCAAGGCAGAGGAGGAGGCCAGGATACTGGTGGTCAATCAAGAGGAGGCAAAGAAGATAGAGGAGACCAAGATAGTGGAGGTTAAGCAACAGGATGTGAAAAAGGGGGTGGTTAAGAAGGTGAAGAAGAAAGTGGTGGTGACGTCACACAGCCTGACGGAGCTGCACACGCTCAGACAGCGCCTGGAGGAGGCGGAGGCGGGGCTTACCCAGCACATCCATATCTGTCTGGGAGAAGACGGAGCGCACGACTGTGGCCTGAGGATTAGCCAACTAGAG TCTGTACAGAGGGATGTGAACTCTATCCGTGAGGAGTACCAGCGTCTGAATGAGCATGTTCTGAAGGAACTAGAGGGTATGACTGACTCTGACAAGGCCACGTTCTTACGCAGCCAACTCAGCCTCATCAACGAGAGATTGGGCAGTCTGGATGGGTGCTCCACCGCCTACCTACAGAG GTTGCGGGCTCTAAGGGCCCTCCTGGAGAGTGAGTCCAGGGCTGAGGACATCATTAAGGTCCATGAGGCCAGACTGACAGAGAAGGAGACCACATCCCTGGATCCTACAGAGGTGGAGGACTACAGGTCCACTCTGAAG agtATGAGGGCCGAGCTGGAGGGGAAGAGGGACGTCCTGGTCTCCATGGAGACAGAGCTCGGGAAGGCAGTCCACTGGAACGGCCAGGTGTGCGGATCCTTCCACAGGTGTGACGTGGACCTGTCCAGATACAGTGAACAAGTCACCCAGTTGTCTGACCGCTGGAGACGCCTCCAGAGCCAGATAGACTTCAG ACTGAGGGACCTAGAGGGGTACCAGGGACAACTCCAGCAGTACACCACCACTAGCTCAGTCCTCAGTGAGTGGATCGGTACTACGCGTCAGAATCAGGACGCCCTGCAGGCCACCAAGATAGACAGCATCACAGCCCTGGATGAACACCTCAACCAGCAGAag GCTTTGAACTCTGAGAtcaaggtgaagagagagagtgttgagAGTGTTCTGAGAGACACTGACGCCTGTGTGAACTCCATCAAG GATTATGAGCTGGAGTTGGCTTCATACAGTGCTGGTCTAGAGACTCTACTGAACATCCCTATGAAGAGGACCATGACACAGTCTCCTTCTACTCAGCTCACAGAGGAG GCTACTCTACTGCAGACCCGTTACATCGAGCTGCTCACTCTGTCTGGTGACTACTACAAATACCTGGGAGAACTACACAAGAACATGGAAGAGCTCAAG ACCTCCTCTCTGATCCAGTCCACCAAGACACAGTACAGTGAGATGGTGGTGGAGAGAGATGCTCTTCTGCTAAAGCTGAAACAGACAGACCAGGACAGGGCCATGTCCCAGAAGCTGGAGGAAGAACTAAACCGCATCAAACTCTCTCTGGAGTCCGAGTTACGCCTCAAACTGCGTCTGCAGGAGGAGAATGAGAAG GTCAAGAATGACTTCCTGTACTGGAAGGGCCAGTATGAGTCCAAGGAGGGTGCGGTGAGGCAGTTCGACTCCGTGAAGGAGAAACTGGAGCGGGAGAAGAGTTCTCTTGAGACTGAGATTGAGCGGCTGATGAGAgagctgagggagggggaggacaggtatAAGAGCAGGCTGCTGATCACGCAGACCCAGCTCTCTGAATTGACCTCTGTCAGAGACACCCTGGAGGCAGATTTGAGGAAACTCAGGGAGCAGCATAACGCCTGCGCCAAACACACCCAGACGGACGAGAACGGGAAGAAAGACCTGGACCCCGCCACACTGATTTTCGACAGTGTCCGTAAGACAGTGACAGCCAAGCAGTTGCTAGACTGCGGGGTCATCGACAAGTCAACCTATGGCCAGTTGTTGAAGGGTCAGAAGACGGTCCGTGAGGTATCTGTGGACATCAAACTGAATCTGAAAGGGACCGGCATCATCGCTGGTGTTGCTGGAAACGGTCAGGATAAAATGACTCTCACAGAGGCCAAGAGAGCCAACATCCTCTCTGAAGAAAGCGCCACCATGCTGCTGGAGGCACAAGCTGCCACAGGCCACATAGTGGATCCCAGAGCCAACGAGAAGATGTCGGTGGAGGAGGCAATTAAGAGAGGAGTGGTGgatgaggaggatagagagaggttgCTGGCTGCAGAGGCTGCCTGTCTGGGGTACCGTGACCCCAATACGACCAAGCCCCTGTCAGCAGGCCAGGCTATGAGGAAGGGCCTGATCGATAGAGACACAGCTCTACAGATGCTGCAAGCCCAGGAGTCTGTTGGGGGCATCATAGACCCTGTCCTCAGTGTCTTTCTCCCTAAAGATGCAGCCATGGACCGGGACCTGATTGACGAGGACCTGTACAGGGCCTTAAACCAACGACCTGAGTGTTACCTGGACCCAGACACCCAGATGGGAATCAGCTACGTCTCCCTAAAGAGGAGATGCAAGTCCGAACCCACCACTGGTCTCCTACTGCTCCCTGCCCCAGAGAAGCCCATGACGGTGAAGGGTCTCAGGGGAGAGGTGTCTATCAAGGATCTGATGGATGCTAACCTCTTGGAGAAATCGGACATGGACCAACTGAAGGATGGAAAACTAACCAGCCAGGACATCGAGGACCGGTTGAGGTCGTACCTCCGAGGCTCCACCTGCATCGCAGGGGTCTATGACGAGGCCAATCACAAGACCCTATCCATTTACCAGGCCATGAAGGAAGGGTTACTGAGGCCTGGCACCACCCTGGAGCTCCTCGAAGCCCAGGCTGCCTCAGGATTCATGATTGATCCCATCAACAACCTCTGTCTGACCGTGGCCGATGCCTACAAGAGCGGCCTGGCTGGGCCGGAGTTCAAAGACAAACTCTTGTCTGCAGAGCGGGCCGTCACCGGGTACAAAGACCCAGGCACGGACAAGATCATCTCCTTGTTCCAAGCCATAGAGAAGGGGCTGATGGAGAAGGGACATGGGATCCGTCTACTAGAGGCTCAGATTGCCAGCGGTGGCATCATCGACCCCAGGCACAGCCATCGCATCGAGGTGGAGACTGCCTATAAGAAGGGCTACTTCGGCAAGGAGATGAACCAGATCCTGACAGACGAAGCGGACGTCTCCAAGGGCTTTTTCGATCCCAACAACCAGGACAACCTGACTTATCTCCAGCTAAAGAAACGGTGCATCATAGATCAGAAAACTGGCCTGGTTCTCCTGCCCATCAAGGACAAGAAGAAGGAGCCTCCACAGACAACGACGCAGAAGAATactctgaggaagaggagggtggtGATCGTAGACCCAGACACCAATAAGGAGATGAGTGTGAAGGAAGCATACGACAAAGGGCTCATCGACTACGAGACCTTCCTGGAGCTGTCGCAGCAGGAGTGTGAGTGGGAGGAGATTACGATCACAGCCCAGGATGGATCCTCGCGATTGGTAATCATCGACAGAAAGACTGAGATCCAGTATGACATCAGAGAGCTGCTAGAGAAGAAGGTGATTGACCAATCAGTGTACGACCAGTACCAATCCCAGAAAATCACTCTCGCACAGTTTGCTAAAATCATCACCAGCAAGACCAACTCCACCAgatcctcctcctcaacatcctCATCCAAAGCCAGAGCATCAGGAACATCCGCATCCTCCCTGTCTTCATCAACCACCACCTCTCAGCGGATCACTTCCAACAAGGCTGAGAAGACGAGCTCCATCATTGGTGGCTCCACCACTGGCAGCTCCACCATAAATGGCTCCAGCATTGGCAGCTCCTCTGGTGGCTCCCTTGGCAGTTCCACCACCTCCAGAACCACCACCATCAGCTCCTCTACCCAGCCTGATGGCCCTCCCTCCCACAGCTCCCTGAAGAACATCGCTAGCATCTCGGTCTCCCTGGCTGGCCCTGCTGAAGCTGTGGTCATGGATGGGGAGCGAGGCCCTGTGGGCGCCATCTTTGACATGGAGGCCCTAGAGAAGATCTCCATCTCTGAGGCCCACAAACGTGGGCTGGTGGACAGCATCTCTGCCCAGAGACTACTGGAGGCCCAGGCTTGCACAGGAGGCATTGTAAACCCTTCCGATGGCAGGCGCCTGTCCATCCAGGAGGCCTCCCGCCAGGGAATCATCGAGAATGACATGGCTACCAGGCTGAAGCCCGCCCAGAAGGCCTACATTGGGTTTGAAGACGTCAAGTGTAAACGCAAGATGTCTGCCGCCGAGGCCATGAGGGAGAAGTGGCTTCCCTACGAGGCGGGCCACCGCTTCCTGGAGTTCCAGTTTGTCACTGGAGGCCTGTACGACCCGGAGCTGGGCTGCAGGAGAACCATCGAGGAAGCTCTCAAAGTGGGCTGGCTGGACGGGAGGGCAGCCCAGAAGCTCCAGGACATGAGGCACCACGCCAAGAACCTAACCTGTCCCAAGACAAAGCTGAAGATCTCTTATAAAGAAGCGTTGGATAACTGCTTGTTGGAGGAGAATACGGGAGTCAAGATGCTCCAAGCTGCCTCCACCTCCTCCAGAGGGATCAGTAGTCCGTACAACTTCTCTTCGGCTCCCGGGTCCACCTCGGGCTCCAGGACCGGGTCGAGGACGGGCTCGCGGAGAGGCAGCGTGGACCTGGGGTCGCCTAGCTCCTCCAGCCGATACAGCGTCATAAGCAGCTCCACCTACAGCCGCACCTCCTTCAGTTCTAGTTCCATTTCATAG